The sequence aaatattatttgggttccttggctTGTGTAAGTATGCTAGATCTCCCCAGTGCAtaattgatgtgggactaaactcacggtccgcatgggtcctcacaatgATACTGGAGCTAGGTGGATTCTGATAGTGAGATATTCATTTGGCCTTCAGCATTATACAATAGTTACTATATATTGGACTGAGAATATTGAGAATCTGTCAATGTTGTTAATGACATAATTTTGAGTTAATTGTCTTCCTTATAAAGTACTCTTCTGATCAAGTGCAATTTCTAATTCTTGATCAATAATTGTTACGGATTTTCATCTGACGTGCAACAAACTCACTGAGGATTTTATTCCCTATCCGAGCATTATTTTTCACTATTCCTAATATCTTCTGTGGTTTATTAGCGTATAACATGGAAATCCAACctaagtaggatttctagaggcGGTTTACAAGTTGCAAGCAGATGTTTGTACTTGTTTATCCAAAATATGCTGCATGGATGTGGTACTTCTTTATGTGCATTATATATATGATGATAGTTGCATCACTTGCATTTCCCAAGTAGTGAGGACAATCTTTATGATCCAGTTAAAAAATCACAATATGCTGAAAACACGAAGATCTATGTTTCTACATTTCTCTGAGGATACCTACAATGGATGAAAAGTTTGTTCTGCATTGCAGAAGATCCCGCATATAAAAGTATAAGGATTTTGGAGCAaatcatataaatattttaaaggcATATGCCTTCAGTGTCTGACTCAACCTGTTCCTTTTGTTGctattttatatatttcttgCTTTCAACCTTAATTATATAAGATTGGATTATTTATGTGATAGCAATTTAAAACCATTTCAGCTTATTATTTCTAAATAAACTTGTTACAAGCATTCTCTGTTACCTTTGGAActgagatcatgtgcaaatcCAGCCAAATGAAGTTGCATGTTGCCatcatttacttgttgaatattATGGAAGCTGttcaaaattttctttagtCACGTGTCTTTGTAATGAGTGACCAAAGCAGATTATAAAAACTGCTCGAACATGATAGACAATGACTAGAAATTTTACTTCAACACTTGAACTGGCTATACTATCTTGcatcttttcttttcccatGCTTGTATGCTTTTATGTGGTTGTAGCTTGTAAACTTGTAACTTGTCACTGTGACCTGCCAACAATATGTTTTCTGCTTATGGTCTAGCTAATTAAACTGGTACCTTGAGTTAGCCATTTTGTGCATTTACTTTTAAAATTCCATGGTAAATCGTTACTGTTAAAAACCAGATAAATTCCAATCTTGATATGTATGTTATGTTTCTGATATATGCAGCTCATTCAATTTAGATGATGAAAAATATGAGAATGAAAATACACTTCCACGGAATGACTCTGATCCTGAACAGGTATTTTATGCATTGCTGTGTGCTTTATTGTTATTCTGCTTCAGTTGAATTATCTTTTATCAGtgcacttttctttcaagaatacaagactaaattaattattatgtaCTTATTTCATAAGATTGCTCGAGCTATTTATGATGTTGAGGAAGCAACAGCTGGTGCATTTGACATAATATTGGAACACAAGGTTGAGCTTTTTTCTTCTTGGATTAGATTTGtaagttatttttttaagaaattgcaCTGATAATTCTGTTCTTGTACAATTTGCAGATGATCAAGTCAGATACTCGAGTCCCGCTTATAAAGTTCTTCCAGCTTTTGGTCACTCACCATCCCTCTAAAAGGTCAAATTATCAAACTTTTCTGCATCTAGGACAATGAGTTTGTAGTTGCTTACTCTCGCATTTGATTATTAGGTGTCGAAGGGGAAGTGCTGAGATACTTGTAAACTTTGATGATCTGTGGCCTTCAGACCTTTTTTCAGTCGGTTCTCAAGAGACCAATGTATTGCAGGAAAGGGGCAGATTAAAAGGTTACTTGATCTGTGGGAAGGAAGTCCCTCGTGGGTATTGGGTGCGTATCTTGCTTCTTTGAACTATTCTTGTCTCTAGTATACTGAGATTTCTTTTTCTAACTGAAGTATTActgaatattttgatttttggaTATGTTGCTAACCTATATCTTTGTTCATTCAACTTGCCTTAGAATTGAATTTCACAGTTAACATGGAAAATGtctaccctctctctctctctcaaaaaaaaaaaagaacttataAGATAATCAGCCTTACATACAAAAAAGAATCCTTTTACAACTTTTAGAGGAAGAAGGATTTCTTGGGGAAAAAAGAATCCTTTTACCTGATAAAAAGTGCTCCTTGTATAAGTAAAAGTTGAAAAGCAGCTTCTAACGTGAGAAAGCTTTGGTTTCTGCAAGGGAGAAGTTAGAACACTTAGGTCTTCTTGGTCTTGCTTATGCTTATTTCAGGTACTTGCTTCTTGAAAAGAAAatgagttttcttttcttgaagacaaAGGTGGTGTCTAAGGATTAGGCAAACTAAAATTCAATTCCACTCTTCACAGGTCAAACCTGAACCTAGTATCTGAACTGTGGGTTCAGtcttaatcattcatttggACTGAAACCTCAACCAAGTTTTTTTCGAGTCTTATGAATTCTAGATGCAGCCTACAAAGACTGAATAAACTTGACTTTGTACTGATTTATGTTCATAAGTTCTGAGCCAGACATCAAATATAAACCCAACCTGAGCTGAAATTGCGTCAAGTAAGTGGATCTAAAATCTAGATCCTAAATCCGTATCAAATCAAGCTTGGTTTAGTGCATGGCTTCAAATGGACCCAAATCCTACCAAACTCATCTGGGGATATGTTTCTGCTAATGCTTTTTACCTCTCTTTCCTTTAGTCACTAAAATAGTTTCAGTTACgtgtttaccaaacaccaaaTATCTGAAATGCTTCTTCTTGATCGCTTTCCTGGAAGTGCTTCATGGGAAGCCCTTTCTGAAAAGCAAATGTAACAACcaccaagaagaaaggaaaagaaccaTTCTTTGGGTAAATTGGTTTCATGCTTAGATAACTGTAATGACTAAGAGACTGAATTGATTCACCAAGTCATACTTTACTCTCCAAAAGCCTGAGACTTACATAGATGCCctttaaaacttaaaatttgCATAAATGACTTTAGTGTTAGATATCATCCTCCTTAGTTCTCacacatatttgcctgaaatttatttttttttgttttgaagaTGTTGCAACCATATTCATCTAATCTATAATCTTTCTTCCTTTACTACATACGAGTATCCTTCTGCTCCATTTCACTCTCCTTCCATGGAATACCATGAAAAATTCCTTCTTGACCTCTAAGTGACCTTTGAAGTTGTGCCATATAATGAACTAATCAATAATTGGTCttttcaaagttttttttttttttcaaaatacttcACCAGCCATGGCCATTGCCATTACTGATTGTGGTAACAAGCGTCATGAATTCTTGGGAGCTACATCCTTCTATTTGCTATAATCCAAGAAATAACTATCATTGCTTATGTCCTTGGGTGCTACATCTGAAATAATATCACATTCTTTCATCATATTtatccataaaaaaataatgttttACATATTTAGTACATGTTACATTATCTAAAAGTATTGCATGACTTGCTTATTCACGCTGCAATTTCTTTGCCATACTTATTTGTACAAAATCACATTGCAGATTTTTTGTCGTGGCAGCAAAAATGATACCAGGGGCTTTAGGTATTGTATTCTTCTTAGCTTTTCAAGAATAATCTCTGCTCTTGTTTCTTTTATACTTAATTATGTGGTAGCTGGACAATATCACCACACAGAATGAGCTAGTGCAGCACCTATATCTTCATTGGTTCAAGACAGGATTTTAGATCTATATAAAGAAAGAAATGTTTTGTTAGATCTATGTTTAGAAAGGAATATATTGTAGCCAGAACCTTAATAACTGAATTGCATAACAGTAAGATCCCAAAAATCAGATTAAACTGGCTTTGTAATTATCTTTATAATTCAAATAGATATTTGAACCCTAGAATGCCCTTTATTAATTATAAACAGTGTAGAGGTTCGAGGTCCTGGAATATCTTTCCAATGAACCTAGGCTTGTCAAAAATCAAGAAGATTGCTGATATGCTTGGGACAATTGTTCCAGGCCTTTTAGTACGATAAATTCGAACATCATAGTATCACAAATTATATGACTGTCTTCATAATGAAGAATCGGAAATCCCACCTAACAAACCTTGGTTAATACCTTATTTGCGGAGTCATATATTGTTGATTCACAGTTTTAATCTCTAAAAGTCCTCATCCTTGCACATATCTttgaaataagaaaagaaaattttggtAGGTTTGTGAATGAGCCAAGTTACAAAACACATGCTTGGGGTTGAAAGTTCAAGCCTGAACCTTACCTCACCTGAACTAGGCCTGAGAGTCTGATGCCCAGTCACCTAACTTGGGCCAGGCATGAGGGTCTCGTGCCCAAGTTTGACTCTTCCACTAGTGTCCTATCGGTCCGGGTCAACTACCCAATCATTTAAGGATAACATCTAGGCTTAGGCATATCGCAAAAACTTTCAGGCCATTTAGGCCAGTGGGCCCATGGATAGCACTAGATGTAGTCACTTGCTTTATGATTCCTAGATCACATTTCATGATCCAatcaaggagaaggaagaatttTCTCAATCCGCTTAACTTGACtctctcaaaagaaatttaGAGAACGATGAAAAAAAGGGCGAAAGCAGGAGTTAGGTCtcctttctttcattgatgatcCAAAAACTGAGATATATAGCCTTTATTATAATAGTAGTGACGGCCGCCCTTGTACAATTTAGGTTGGATTTCTCTCTTAGTTCGAATAGGActagttttccaaaaataagCATGACTAGCAGAAATAAATacgaaaaaaattaaatcttgtaAGAGGTAGATCTTGACTCcaccaattttttctttttgtcgtTCCTCTTAATTCTTCCCAGATTGGGAGATACGCTCGTTTAAAATCTTTCTAGGAAAGAAATTTTTTGGTTTGACTAGCCCGTTTGGGGCCCAAACGATGAAATTTCGGCCCGTTTTAACCTTCTAGGAGGTTGGCGCTATGTCGTAGATATCAAAAAGTTATccgacttaaaaaaaaaaaagatcatcttaATCGGACATTGTATAACCAAGTTATGGGCTCTAGAAGTTTGGCGCGCGATTCGGCTTCTTAATATGACAGATGTTGCTTCTGAACCCTATCCAGCTCTACCTATAGTGGCTTAAGTAGTCCACATCGAGCCTGATGATCCTCCTAGATCATTCTAAATACTGTCTATGTTTACTTGGGTCCCAATTCCAAATACTATCCGAAGGGCTTGGTTGTCTTTGAGTAAAGATGAACTAGTAGCTTAGTTTAATATTTTTTGAGGTTTTATAGGTTATGTTTTTCACTAGGAGACTTTGTAACCTTACGATAGCAGGTACACCACTGTGCATAGAAGATTCCAGTACCAAAGCCTTGATTAAACAAGTTGTGTACAATCTTTGCAATAAAATAGATGAATTTCTTACAAGTCTggcaagcttttttttttctaggacATTGATGTCCATATAGAGTGCACCCAGATTAAGCCATGTGAGCTATTCATGAATGATATTAGAAAGGATACAAACCCATCTTGCTAACTTAAATCAGTAGAATCAAGGTTGGCGGAATCGGTACTGGTTCTCCGGTGGCACGAGTTGGTATGGGCCGTACTGGGCGTGTATCGATAGAGGAGACGGCACGCAAACCGTGAGagcgagaaagagagaaagagggagggagttTGAAACAGGGGAACCGACAACGGCTTTGCCTCTTGCGGCCTCCACTGGCCTTCGCCgaccctccgccggcctcccgccctctccctctctctccctcccccgctcgctctctttgCTTCTCCTTCTCTGGCTCTGGCAACTGTTTCGTTTCCATTGCCAGAACCATAACGGTGAACCTCCGGTATGGCTCGGAACGGCCGAAACTGTCCGGTTCTGGACGATTTTGCCGACCCTGGGTAGAATGACTATTGTTGCTTTACTTGGCTGCTTGTAACCTTTTCCATCAGTGGTGCTTTGGAGCTTCATCTAGTGGATTAatactatatatataaatagaacTTTTGGGTGTCCATTGTTGGTTGTCTAAATGGATGTTCAATGATCTCATACCCTGATGTGAGATCACAAGAGGAATGAAAGCAGATGGATGATAAAGAACTGAGACTCCAAGCACCATTTGACTTGATCTGCTccctttaaataataataataaaaaatgatatgcatCTCAGCTGTCTCGCTTTTCTCCCTTTGATTAACTAGTTCAAGAATTTCAACTGTTCTTTCTATATCTCGTGTGCTCAAGATATTTGGAAATTTAACCATATCTTCTTGATACGTCATATCAAATATGTTACATGCCTTTTACCTGATATATTCAATAAATACATTACTTACAGAATTCCATCAGAAATGATGTTTTTGCTTATGTGATATTACTATTGGCAGCTGTGGCCTTTGGGTTCTATTACATTCTCTTTCTGTGAGAGTTGCTGATGGAGAGAGCCATTTGGCTTTCACTGCAATCTGTGATTTCATCCATAATTTCTTCATCTGTGAGGAATGTCGCAGACATTTTTATGACATGTGCTCAAGGTACAAAAAGATAACTTGCAAATGCTCGTTTCAGCGTGCTGTCTTATAGGTCTAATTTGAGAACTCTGCATGTAGTGCTTCAGTCCCATTTAATACAACACGTGATCTAAGCCTTTGGCTATGGAGCACGCATAACAAAGTCAATGAAAGGCtgaggaaagaagagaaagccTTAAGAACTGGTGACCCAAGGTTCCCCAAGGTTATATGGCCCCCGGAGCAACTCTGCCCATCATGCTATCTTTCTTCTATCAGTAAAAGAAATGGCACAGCTCAAGTAGATTGGAATGAGGATGAAGTGTTCAACTTTTTGGTTCAGTATTATGGGAAAACTCTAGTGTCTTCTTACAAGGATGCAAGCCTCGGCAGAAACAAAAGTGATGAATCTGTGGCAGATGATATCATCACCTCAACAAATGCAGTTGCTGTACCTCTTGGAGCTGCCATGGCCATTGCCTTTGCCAGCTGCGCATTTGGGGCGCTGGCTTGCTTTTGGCGGACACAGCAGAAGAATCGGAAGTACTTACACCAACTACACTCTTTAAAGAACATATGATTAGTAGGAGGGTAATCATCAGTATTATTGGCTTTGCTAGGAAGGCATCAATTAATAGTAATGTGAGTAATGTTTGTGGAGTTCactcattctttttctttctttcttttcgttTTTCAAATTCTACCATTTCAGGCAAAGAAAGAAGAATCGAGGCTGAGACTAGTTCAGTGTTAATCAGGCACTAGCGCTACAAAGCTGCATGGCATTATGGACGTTTTCATGACCACCCTGTTGTGCTTTCTTTTAATAATTGTCTAATTCTTCATCAAGGTCATTCCATgtatattatttaatataatcatTATTGAAATTTTCAAATGCAGCTGAGCGCATATACACTGCAAAAGAAAAAGGGCGTGCAGATTaggaatttagatttttttttccccttttttttttggcatgtgTTAAGATATTTTGATTGTTACGAGTCTGTAAACGGGGCAAGAACCCCGATTATTGAACCCATTTTGAGCGTGGGATCTGAAGAGGTCATGTTTCTGTTTAGTCCATtgttgggtttagttgtttctctCTACATTGGTTGATTCAATATTTAGAGTGTCGATATGGTTTtcgctctcctctcttttcttatGTTGGATAATGCTTGTGGATATGGTGACTTGGTCATCAGACAACTCAACCAGCTCATAATCATTAATGACTGGATCTACCA is a genomic window of Phoenix dactylifera cultivar Barhee BC4 chromosome 4, palm_55x_up_171113_PBpolish2nd_filt_p, whole genome shotgun sequence containing:
- the LOC103705606 gene encoding sulfhydryl oxidase 1-like isoform X2, whose amino-acid sequence is MSISNAPSHLVLLLFVLLISVFEAFAGPSRSLLRTLGDGPDLPDAAVDLNSSNFDRVLKESPAAFAVVEFFAHWCPACRNYKSHYEKVARLFNGPDAPHPGIVIMTRVDCAMKMNTNLCDRFSVGHFPMLLWGPPPKFASSRWDPKQEKSEIQSIDDGRTADRLLKWINKQIGSSFNLDDEKYENENTLPRNDSDPEQIARAIYDVEEATAGAFDIILEHKMIKSDTRVPLIKFFQLLVTHHPSKRCRRGSAEILVNFDDLWPSDLFSVGSQETNVLQERGRLKGYLICGKEVPRGYWIFCRGSKNDTRGFSCGLWVLLHSLSVRVADGESHLAFTAICDFIHNFFICEECRRHFYDMCSSASVPFNTTRDLSLWLWSTHNKVNERLRKEEKALRTGDPRFPKVIWPPEQLCPSCYLSSISKRNGTAQVDWNEDEVFNFLVQYYGKTLVSSYKDASLGRNKSDESVADDIITSTNAVAVPLGAAMAIAFASCAFGALACFWRTQQKNRKQRKKNRG
- the LOC103705606 gene encoding sulfhydryl oxidase 1-like isoform X1, whose protein sequence is MSISNAPSHLVLLLFVLLISVFEAFAGPSRSLLRTLGDGPDLPDAAVDLNSSNFDRVLKESPAAFAVVEFFAHWCPACRNYKSHYEKVARLFNGPDAPHPGIVIMTRVDCAMKMNTNLCDRFSVGHFPMLLWGPPPKFASSRWDPKQEKSEIQSIDDGRTADRLLKWINKQIGSSFNLDDEKYENENTLPRNDSDPEQIARAIYDVEEATAGAFDIILEHKMIKSDTRVPLIKFFQLLVTHHPSKRCRRGSAEILVNFDDLWPSDLFSVGSQETNVLQERGRLKGYLICGKEVPRGYWIFCRGSKNDTRGFSCGLWVLLHSLSVRVADGESHLAFTAICDFIHNFFICEECRRHFYDMCSSASVPFNTTRDLSLWLWSTHNKVNERLRKEEKALRTGDPRFPKVIWPPEQLCPSCYLSSISKRNGTAQVDWNEDEVFNFLVQYYGKTLVSSYKDASLGRNKSDESVADDIITSTNAVAVPLGAAMAIAFASCAFGALACFWRTQQKNRKYLHQLHSLKNI